A genome region from Nocardioides cynanchi includes the following:
- a CDS encoding F0F1 ATP synthase subunit C codes for MAATTMESAVKTAGAFVGGGLALAGGAIGAGIGDGLAGSSYIQGVARQPEAQGRLQTIFFLTVALVEGMYFINLAFMALFVFVLGK; via the coding sequence GTGGCAGCAACCACCATGGAATCCGCCGTCAAGACGGCCGGCGCGTTCGTCGGCGGTGGCCTGGCCCTCGCGGGTGGCGCGATCGGTGCCGGCATCGGTGACGGCCTGGCCGGTTCGTCGTACATCCAGGGCGTGGCCCGGCAGCCCGAGGCACAGGGTCGCCTGCAGACGATCTTCTTCCTGACGGTCGCACTGGTTGAAGGTATGTACTTCATCAACCTGGCCTTCATGGCGCTGTTCGTCTTCGTCCTCGGCAAGTGA
- the atpB gene encoding F0F1 ATP synthase subunit A, which translates to MSVLPFATDIPIGVHVERHFLGMTFNMDTIWTTAIAGAIVLALGFWARRQLTRDVENHVPSKLQIMWEAVIDQVQTQVEDNLGHANRNVVMLAVAEFFFILVANWLEMIPSEPNKDFHFLPAPTSDTNLTYAMAVMVMIGVWTFGIRQKGLKGYLSHFVTPHWAMLPLNIIEEITKPISLALRLFGNIFAGGILLALIASMTAWTVGAIPVGGFLTIVFAILWKLFDMAIGAIQAFIFALLTVLYFGMAGAGHDEHAEEPAADDTTADQTTTEAEPEFAA; encoded by the coding sequence GTGAGCGTCCTCCCGTTCGCCACCGACATCCCGATCGGCGTGCACGTCGAGCGCCACTTCCTCGGCATGACGTTCAACATGGACACGATCTGGACCACCGCGATCGCCGGGGCGATCGTGCTGGCCCTGGGCTTCTGGGCCCGGCGCCAGCTCACCCGCGACGTCGAGAACCACGTGCCGAGCAAGCTCCAGATCATGTGGGAGGCGGTGATCGACCAGGTCCAGACCCAGGTCGAGGACAACCTCGGCCACGCCAACCGCAACGTCGTGATGCTCGCCGTCGCCGAGTTCTTCTTCATCCTGGTCGCCAACTGGCTCGAGATGATCCCCAGCGAGCCGAACAAGGACTTCCACTTCCTGCCGGCTCCCACCTCCGACACCAATCTCACCTACGCGATGGCGGTGATGGTGATGATCGGGGTCTGGACCTTCGGGATCCGCCAGAAGGGGCTCAAGGGCTACCTCAGCCACTTCGTCACCCCGCACTGGGCGATGCTCCCGCTGAACATCATCGAGGAGATCACCAAGCCGATCTCCCTGGCGCTGCGGCTCTTCGGCAACATCTTCGCCGGCGGCATCCTGCTCGCCCTGATCGCCTCGATGACCGCCTGGACGGTCGGCGCCATCCCGGTCGGTGGCTTCCTGACGATCGTCTTCGCGATCCTGTGGAAGCTGTTCGACATGGCGATCGGCGCGATCCAGGCCTTCATCTTCGCGCTCCTGACCGTCCTCTACTTCGGGATGGCGGGCGCCGGGCACGACGAGCACGCCGAGGAGCCCGCGGCCGACGACACCACGGCCGACCAGACCACCACCGAAGCAGAACCCGAGTTCGCGGCCTGA
- a CDS encoding ATP synthase subunit I, whose protein sequence is MTGTPIVADHETTSPAAPADLGTASFGRVLRDQRKTIIVAVVLSVAAYWVLGQLDEWRLAGCIAGGVALGLANHLTTEYWLLKIITSGQEPTRNKLAVSTLVRLLVLSVIAVGIAVWFWPDGIGLLFGLAIFRLIALVMTTVPLLKELKNP, encoded by the coding sequence ATGACCGGGACCCCGATCGTGGCTGACCACGAGACCACCTCGCCCGCGGCCCCGGCCGACCTCGGCACCGCGTCGTTCGGGCGGGTCCTGCGCGACCAGCGCAAGACGATCATCGTCGCCGTCGTCCTCTCCGTCGCGGCCTACTGGGTGCTCGGCCAGCTCGACGAGTGGCGGCTGGCCGGCTGCATCGCCGGCGGGGTCGCGCTCGGTCTGGCCAACCACCTGACCACCGAGTACTGGCTGCTGAAGATCATCACCTCCGGTCAGGAGCCCACCCGCAACAAGCTGGCGGTCTCGACCCTGGTGCGCCTGCTGGTGCTCTCGGTGATCGCGGTCGGCATCGCGGTGTGGTTCTGGCCCGACGGCATCGGCCTGCTCTTCGGCCTCGCGATCTTCCGCCTGATCGCCCTCGTGATGACGACCGTGCCTTTGTTGAAGGAGCTGAAGAACCCGTGA
- a CDS encoding AtpZ/AtpI family protein: protein MADGQPDRSLRGRDLAGLGGMLAGAVVVGLVLGLLADHAAGTSPVWTLVGIFAGILAASVGFWIRVRSVLK, encoded by the coding sequence ATGGCCGATGGACAGCCGGACCGGAGTCTCCGGGGTCGCGACCTCGCAGGCCTCGGCGGGATGCTCGCGGGTGCGGTCGTCGTCGGCCTCGTCCTCGGCCTGCTGGCCGACCACGCTGCCGGCACCTCACCGGTCTGGACGCTGGTCGGCATCTTCGCCGGCATCCTGGCGGCTTCGGTCGGCTTCTGGATCCGGGTCCGGAGCGTCCTCAAGTGA
- a CDS encoding MraY family glycosyltransferase: MREYLLVFLVAAAATYLLTVIAREIALRTGAVARVRDRDVHAEPVPYLGGLAMLGGLVAAYLVAHQLPFLSRSQPFVFHDARIVLIAGAMICAIGTLDDLFELDALTKLGGQVLAAGFLILNGIQYILFPLPGGGQLSLQSAQGALLTAFIVVATVNAVNMVDGLDGLATGVVGIGAVAFFAFCYQLTSLNNASLASTGALLSAMLGGACAGFLPHNVNPARLFMGDSGSMLIGLVLSASAITLTGQYSGADLSHGAMGSPASLAPTFLPLALPITLLVVPIADLVLAVIRRTRAGRSPFAPDKQHLHHRLLEIGHSQRRAVFIMWMWAALVAGSTVVISLYTGPVMWSGIAAAAVLTIGLTFVLPVVHRPHLPVHDPAHDQA, from the coding sequence GTGCGGGAGTACCTCCTGGTCTTCCTGGTCGCCGCCGCGGCGACCTACCTGCTCACGGTCATCGCCCGCGAGATCGCCCTGCGCACCGGCGCGGTGGCCCGGGTCCGCGACCGCGACGTGCACGCGGAGCCGGTGCCCTACCTCGGCGGGCTGGCGATGCTCGGCGGGCTGGTCGCGGCCTACCTCGTGGCCCACCAGCTGCCGTTCCTCTCGCGCAGCCAGCCGTTCGTCTTCCACGACGCCCGGATCGTGCTTATCGCCGGCGCGATGATCTGTGCGATCGGCACCCTCGACGACCTCTTCGAGCTGGACGCGCTGACCAAGCTCGGTGGCCAGGTGCTGGCCGCGGGCTTCCTGATCCTGAACGGGATCCAGTACATCCTCTTCCCGCTGCCCGGCGGCGGTCAGCTCTCCCTGCAGTCCGCGCAGGGCGCGCTGCTCACCGCCTTCATCGTGGTCGCCACCGTGAACGCCGTGAACATGGTCGACGGTCTGGACGGCCTGGCCACCGGGGTGGTCGGCATCGGGGCGGTGGCCTTCTTCGCGTTCTGCTACCAGCTGACCAGCCTGAACAACGCCTCCCTGGCCTCCACCGGAGCGCTCCTGAGCGCCATGCTGGGCGGGGCCTGCGCGGGCTTCCTGCCGCATAACGTCAACCCCGCTCGTCTGTTCATGGGCGACAGCGGTTCGATGCTGATCGGGCTGGTGCTGTCGGCGAGCGCGATCACGCTGACCGGTCAGTACTCCGGCGCCGACCTGAGCCACGGCGCCATGGGCTCCCCGGCGAGCCTGGCGCCGACCTTCCTGCCGCTGGCCCTGCCGATCACCCTGCTCGTCGTCCCGATCGCCGACCTCGTGCTGGCGGTGATCCGGCGTACCCGCGCCGGCCGCTCGCCGTTCGCCCCCGACAAGCAGCATCTCCACCACCGGCTCCTCGAGATCGGGCACTCCCAGCGCCGGGCCGTGTTCATCATGTGGATGTGGGCGGCGCTGGTCGCCGGCAGCACGGTCGTGATCAGCCTCTACACCGGCCCGGTGATGTGGAGCGGCATCGCCGCGGCGGCTGTCCTGACGATCGGGCTCACGTTCGTGCTGCCGGTGGTCCACCGGCCCCATCTGCCGGTCCACGACCCGGCCCACGACCAGGCCTGA
- a CDS encoding L-threonylcarbamoyladenylate synthase translates to MSTTYPTATDDERETAIEAAARAVQQGGLVILPTDTVYGVGADAFDHAAVQSLLDAKGRGREMPPPVLVSAVTTLEALASGVPAYVEALTEEFWPGPLTLVCTQQPSLTWDLGETRGTVAVRMPDHEVALALLERTGPLAVSSANLTGQPAATDAAAAETMLGDRVDVVLDGGTSPQGEASTILDVRGAVPRVLRLGALSVEAINAVLEPLGAAIPDAETPAEAE, encoded by the coding sequence GTGAGCACGACCTACCCGACCGCCACCGACGACGAGCGCGAGACCGCGATCGAGGCGGCAGCGCGCGCGGTGCAGCAGGGCGGCCTGGTGATCCTCCCGACCGACACGGTGTACGGCGTCGGGGCGGACGCCTTCGACCATGCCGCCGTCCAGTCGCTGCTCGACGCGAAGGGTCGCGGCCGGGAGATGCCTCCGCCGGTGCTGGTCAGCGCGGTGACCACGCTGGAGGCGCTGGCCTCCGGGGTGCCGGCGTACGTCGAGGCGCTGACCGAGGAGTTCTGGCCCGGCCCGCTCACCCTGGTCTGCACCCAGCAGCCGTCGCTGACGTGGGACCTCGGGGAGACCCGTGGCACCGTGGCGGTCCGGATGCCCGACCACGAGGTCGCCCTGGCCCTGCTCGAGCGGACCGGCCCGCTGGCGGTGAGCTCGGCCAACCTGACCGGACAGCCCGCCGCGACCGATGCGGCTGCTGCCGAGACCATGCTCGGCGACCGGGTCGACGTGGTCCTCGACGGCGGCACGTCGCCCCAGGGCGAGGCCTCCACGATCCTCGACGTCAGGGGGGCGGTCCCCCGGGTGCTGCGGCTGGGTGCCCTGTCGGTCGAGGCGATCAACGCCGTCCTCGAGCCGCTGGGGGCGGCCATCCCCGATGCCGAGACCCCCGCCGAGGCGGAGTAG